In Streptomyces sp. NBC_00448, the following are encoded in one genomic region:
- a CDS encoding EamA family transporter — MSLPNHRATGPRLSASATGALMAVTSMSAVQLGLALSVPLVDQLGALGTTGLRMAWAGVLLLVLVRPRPRDFTGRDLRACTALGAVSAGMMICFMLAVARLPLGTASALEFLGPLAVSLYGSFHGPGRGRTRWAALAALGVVALTEPWHGGIDAAGAGFAVAAASCWAAYILLTQRVGDSVTGLGGLAVSMPVAGLIGLLAAAPSDLAHVTWRLLAAMLGLAALSAALPFALEFLALRRLTTSAFGTLMSLEPAVALLAGLLVLGQVPALASAAGVALVVTAGIGATRTGVRPSPTPSEPHPAVTTPTTASSPSG; from the coding sequence ATGAGCCTGCCGAACCACCGCGCCACCGGTCCGCGCCTGTCCGCGTCCGCGACCGGCGCCCTGATGGCCGTGACCTCCATGTCCGCCGTTCAGCTCGGGCTCGCGCTGTCGGTTCCGCTGGTGGATCAGCTCGGCGCCCTGGGTACGACGGGGCTGCGTATGGCGTGGGCCGGTGTGCTCCTTCTGGTACTGGTGCGGCCCCGCCCGCGCGACTTCACCGGCCGCGACCTGCGGGCGTGCACCGCGCTGGGTGCGGTCAGCGCGGGCATGATGATCTGCTTCATGCTCGCCGTGGCGCGGCTGCCGCTCGGCACAGCCAGCGCGCTGGAGTTCCTCGGCCCGCTGGCCGTGTCCCTCTACGGCTCCTTCCACGGCCCGGGCCGTGGTCGTACCCGCTGGGCGGCCCTGGCGGCCCTCGGTGTCGTCGCGCTGACCGAACCCTGGCACGGTGGCATCGACGCGGCCGGCGCGGGCTTCGCCGTGGCCGCCGCGTCCTGCTGGGCGGCCTACATCCTGCTGACCCAGCGGGTCGGCGACTCCGTGACCGGCCTCGGCGGGCTGGCCGTCTCCATGCCCGTCGCCGGCCTCATCGGCCTCCTCGCCGCGGCGCCCTCCGACCTGGCACACGTCACGTGGAGGCTGCTCGCCGCGATGCTGGGGCTGGCCGCCCTGAGCGCCGCGTTGCCCTTCGCCCTCGAGTTCCTCGCCCTGCGCCGCCTCACGACCTCCGCCTTCGGCACCCTGATGAGCCTGGAGCCGGCCGTCGCGCTCCTCGCCGGCCTGCTGGTGCTCGGCCAGGTCCCCGCGCTCGCCTCCGCGGCGGGCGTCGCCCTCGTCGTGACCGCCGGCATCGGCGCCACCCGCACCGGCGTCCGCCCCTCCCCCACGCCCTCCGAACCGCACCCCGCCGTGACGACGCCCACCACGGCGAGCTCGCCCTCAGGCTGA
- a CDS encoding LysR family transcriptional regulator, with product METRRLRMLVELSRLGSMRAVADVLGTTTSTVSQRIAALADDMGTALTEPHGRLVRLTPAGRRLAEHAVTILSAVEAAHHDLAPGAEPTGTLRVAGFATAIRAHLLPIVTALATSHPRLRVLVREHEPAEALRLLAEDATDLALTYDYNLAPAAEDPVLRATALWTARWGLGVPAHADIREGTAAEVFARFAGQDWIVNSRNTADETVIRTLASMAGFTPRITHQADSLDLVHAMITAGLGVGLLPVGTVTLPAVRLVPLAAPDVELRAYAVARHGRLDWPALALVTDLLVRRSAPGAMLS from the coding sequence ATGGAGACACGACGACTGCGGATGCTGGTGGAGCTGTCCCGGCTGGGGTCCATGCGCGCGGTGGCCGACGTGCTGGGCACGACCACCTCGACGGTCTCGCAGCGGATCGCCGCCCTCGCCGACGACATGGGCACCGCGCTGACCGAACCGCACGGGCGCCTGGTCCGGTTGACGCCCGCGGGCCGCCGGCTGGCCGAGCACGCGGTGACGATCCTCTCCGCCGTCGAGGCGGCGCACCACGACCTCGCTCCGGGAGCGGAGCCCACCGGCACCCTGCGCGTCGCAGGCTTCGCCACCGCCATCCGCGCCCACCTGCTGCCCATCGTCACGGCCCTGGCCACGAGCCATCCCCGCCTCCGTGTCCTGGTCCGCGAACACGAACCCGCCGAGGCGCTGCGGCTCCTGGCCGAGGACGCGACGGATCTGGCCCTGACCTACGACTACAACCTGGCGCCCGCGGCCGAGGACCCCGTGCTGCGCGCCACTGCCCTGTGGACCGCGCGCTGGGGTCTGGGCGTCCCCGCGCATGCCGACATCCGAGAAGGGACGGCCGCGGAGGTCTTCGCCCGGTTCGCCGGGCAGGACTGGATCGTCAACTCGCGCAACACCGCGGACGAGACCGTCATCCGCACCCTTGCCTCCATGGCGGGCTTCACCCCGCGCATCACCCACCAGGCCGACAGCCTCGACCTCGTGCACGCCATGATCACCGCCGGGCTGGGTGTGGGCCTGCTCCCCGTCGGGACGGTCACGCTCCCCGCGGTGCGGCTCGTCCCGCTCGCCGCTCCCGACGTGGAACTGCGCGCGTACGCCGTCGCGCGCCACGGCCGCCTGGACTGGCCCGCCCTCGCCCTGGTCACCGACCTCCTGGTCAGGCGGTCCGCGCCCGGGGCGATGCTCAGTTGA
- a CDS encoding VOC family protein: MSTIQPVILTAAQDVLLGFYTQLFGAEEVFRVPAEGPAFYLGLRIGDTDLGLVAKDDAETGAVPRILLSIAVDDVDETLGRVVALGGSVSGGPNDMPWGQRVAHIQDPDGNPLNLTQPIPQG; this comes from the coding sequence ATGTCCACCATCCAGCCGGTGATCCTGACCGCCGCCCAGGACGTTCTGCTCGGCTTCTACACGCAGTTGTTCGGCGCCGAGGAGGTCTTCCGGGTGCCGGCGGAAGGCCCCGCCTTCTACCTCGGCCTGCGCATCGGCGACACCGACCTCGGGCTGGTGGCCAAGGACGACGCGGAGACCGGGGCCGTGCCGCGGATTCTGCTCAGCATCGCTGTCGACGACGTCGACGAGACGCTCGGCCGGGTGGTGGCGCTGGGCGGCTCGGTCAGCGGCGGCCCCAACGACATGCCGTGGGGACAGCGCGTCGCCCACATCCAGGACCCCGACGGCAACCCGTTGAACCTCACCCAGCCGATCCCGCAGGGGTGA
- a CDS encoding carbohydrate binding domain-containing protein — protein MSARAAAAILGALTVALATPLVLASQASAATAPTTIHAPAAALPVGSSHAGAALRPVVAPTRTSYYVDCAATTDGNGTLARPWNSLTDANAHTYHAGEALRLMRGTTCTGTLSPKGSGSAAAPFTISDYGTSSARAVVDGDGAPNAVYLYNEQFIQLTNLEITDQAAPGTNRRGVEVVAQDIGAARNYLLSHLYVHDIRGDTTKGTDGSAGIDFEVHGTTTPTWFDGVVIQDNTVDDVDRSGITEWSTWGNDAAVNDPTDMPEPRHPTRGLVIQGNTLHRIGGDGIVVIDADNSLVQYNTLAGFHLEPTGYDAGIWPWDADDTVFQYNDVSGGASTNDGMAFDVDQGTSGTVYQYNYSHDNDGGFMLFCNADGSTTDAVVRYNISQDDSYRGFENCSGAVSGMQVYNNTLYIGPGVTQTVVNENNTTPRDVSFSNNIVVKSGSGSASFNLRSGGYTFHNNDFVNLGGLPSDPGGTTADPAFCDPGDAGGIRSATGYRLCAGSPVAGIGAAVRGNGGRDYFGAAVAPTAAPNIGASAAAPSAGAPNLLPDGGLEAGDLNGWSTRGATAAQDPAAHSGAYDLSLNAPSGSAATAEYTVTGLQPNTAYQYTGWVRTTGAPTWLGVKNHGGAQVSASTTATGWTRLSASFTTGAGDTSATVFCYLPSTGRSTCDDLSLTAGP, from the coding sequence ATGTCCGCACGCGCAGCAGCGGCGATTCTCGGCGCCCTGACCGTCGCTCTGGCGACCCCACTCGTCCTGGCATCACAAGCGTCGGCCGCCACCGCGCCGACCACGATTCACGCTCCCGCGGCCGCGTTGCCGGTCGGCTCCTCCCACGCGGGCGCCGCGCTGCGCCCGGTGGTCGCCCCGACCCGTACGTCGTACTACGTCGACTGCGCGGCGACCACGGACGGGAACGGCACGTTGGCCAGACCGTGGAACTCGCTCACCGATGCCAACGCGCACACCTACCACGCCGGCGAGGCGCTGCGGCTCATGCGCGGCACCACCTGCACCGGGACCCTGTCCCCGAAGGGCTCCGGCAGCGCCGCGGCTCCGTTCACCATCTCCGACTACGGAACCTCCTCCGCGCGGGCCGTCGTCGACGGCGACGGCGCCCCCAACGCGGTCTACCTGTACAACGAGCAGTTCATCCAGCTCACCAACCTGGAGATCACCGATCAGGCCGCCCCGGGCACCAACCGGCGCGGCGTCGAGGTGGTGGCCCAGGACATCGGCGCGGCCCGGAACTACCTGCTGTCCCACCTGTACGTCCACGACATACGCGGTGACACCACCAAGGGCACCGACGGCTCGGCCGGCATCGACTTCGAGGTGCACGGCACCACCACACCCACCTGGTTCGACGGCGTGGTGATCCAGGACAACACCGTCGACGACGTCGACCGCAGCGGTATCACCGAGTGGTCCACCTGGGGCAACGACGCCGCGGTCAACGACCCGACCGACATGCCCGAGCCCCGCCACCCGACCAGGGGCCTGGTGATCCAGGGCAACACCCTGCACCGGATCGGCGGGGACGGCATCGTGGTCATCGACGCCGACAACTCCCTGGTGCAGTACAACACCCTGGCCGGCTTCCACCTGGAGCCCACCGGATACGACGCCGGAATCTGGCCGTGGGACGCCGACGACACCGTCTTCCAGTACAACGACGTCTCGGGCGGGGCCAGCACCAACGACGGTATGGCCTTCGACGTGGACCAGGGGACCTCGGGAACGGTCTACCAGTACAACTACAGCCACGACAACGACGGCGGCTTCATGCTGTTCTGCAACGCCGACGGAAGCACGACCGACGCCGTCGTCCGCTACAACATCAGCCAGGACGACTCCTACCGCGGCTTCGAGAACTGCTCGGGCGCGGTGTCCGGCATGCAGGTCTACAACAACACCCTCTACATCGGCCCCGGAGTCACCCAGACCGTGGTCAACGAGAACAACACCACCCCGCGCGACGTCTCCTTCAGCAACAACATCGTGGTCAAGTCAGGCAGCGGAAGCGCCTCGTTCAACCTGCGGTCCGGCGGCTACACCTTCCACAACAACGACTTCGTGAACCTGGGCGGCCTCCCGTCCGATCCGGGCGGAACCACCGCCGATCCGGCCTTCTGCGACCCCGGCGACGCCGGCGGCATCCGCAGCGCCACCGGCTACCGGCTGTGCGCCGGCTCCCCGGTGGCCGGCATCGGCGCGGCCGTCCGCGGCAACGGCGGCCGGGACTACTTCGGGGCCGCGGTGGCGCCCACCGCCGCCCCCAACATCGGCGCCTCCGCCGCGGCTCCCTCGGCCGGCGCGCCGAACCTGCTGCCCGACGGCGGCCTCGAAGCCGGCGACCTCAACGGCTGGAGCACCCGCGGCGCCACCGCCGCGCAGGACCCGGCGGCGCACAGCGGCGCCTACGACCTGTCCCTGAACGCCCCGTCCGGCAGCGCCGCGACCGCCGAGTACACCGTCACCGGCCTCCAGCCGAACACCGCCTACCAGTACACCGGTTGGGTACGCACCACAGGCGCCCCCACCTGGCTGGGCGTCAAGAACCACGGTGGCGCCCAGGTGTCCGCGTCCACCACCGCGACCGGATGGACCCGGCTGTCCGCGTCGTTCACCACGGGAGCGGGGGACACCAGCGCCACCGTCTTCTGCTACCTGCCCTCGACCGGCCGATCCACCTGCGACGACCTGTCCCTCACAGCCGGCCCCTGA
- a CDS encoding RICIN domain-containing protein, which produces MPRLRRALAAVAATASLLTVGTVLPAVASPAPAAASYTVSIGSTKPYAYADDTPASGYIDKNGTFYFQSSHSLYGATDPREWGFYTGTDFDTATPDTTLDTAVNPADAKDANNDTTWRCNNSPTGLEATPAPTGSGYSQANYCDLLGVWVDPDTGDWYGLVHNEFTPQPFGDGLHYDSIDYAVSTDQGKVWSIKGHAITSPYRTTRGDTATFPQQTYDYGDGDQRFYVDTASGYFYVYYGSRIVPKGGVGGSMGGLENVARAPISGKMATGSWQKWFDGSWSQPGVGGRESNLEPVTAADPTGYTPVADDYDPKNTGTVDQQIAAGELPDQSPLFIMNITYDAYLGLYIGEPAVAAGTTQSQKYYATDNLATQKWHLIGDSGGYTSGSWYRWFLDSANNTSSTIVGRSFRSYCAIACSHSDGEYANETIDSSAPAAPPVDPAESYRISSGTGRVLAQVSGGSATTSLTAGRRSERADWSFVSNGDGSYQIVNAATRQALGVDSRSTASRAWGTGPTVTTVGKSGPTVGQEWFVVAGTDPRTGKPTGTYRLVNRYSELVLGMSAQPGRLAETTPTRSWTDRTGDAVGGSRSAAEQTLSLTAAGPVPGPEQVSVYTPGAQTATVGTAASVQVNATDSAGRKLRYAASGLPTGLTISSTGLITGTPTAAGTYTATVTASSGRAGGSTRFAWTVDPLAGDLSGTHTVSLSGQALEDPDSSQAEGTQLDTSALTGGQNQSWTFTRLPDGSYTLTNGSSGQCAADNGGFTTPGTTVIQWPCPSSVNLDWRVTELLSGAYTLTSVNSGLLLTTASTANGAPVTQQPDTGSALQQWTIE; this is translated from the coding sequence TTGCCACGCCTCCGAAGGGCGCTCGCGGCTGTCGCCGCGACCGCCTCGCTCCTCACCGTCGGCACCGTGCTGCCGGCCGTGGCGTCACCGGCGCCGGCCGCCGCCTCGTACACCGTCAGCATCGGCTCGACCAAGCCGTACGCCTACGCGGACGACACGCCCGCCAGCGGCTACATCGACAAGAACGGCACGTTCTACTTCCAGTCGTCCCACTCGCTGTACGGCGCGACCGACCCCCGTGAATGGGGCTTCTACACCGGGACCGACTTCGACACAGCGACCCCGGACACCACGCTCGACACCGCGGTGAACCCGGCCGACGCCAAGGACGCCAACAACGACACGACCTGGCGCTGCAACAACAGCCCCACCGGCCTGGAGGCGACGCCGGCTCCCACCGGCTCCGGCTACTCCCAGGCCAACTACTGCGACCTGCTCGGGGTCTGGGTCGACCCGGACACCGGCGACTGGTACGGCCTGGTGCACAACGAGTTCACCCCGCAGCCCTTCGGCGACGGACTGCACTACGACTCCATCGACTACGCCGTCTCCACCGACCAGGGGAAGGTGTGGAGCATCAAGGGCCACGCCATCACGTCCCCTTACCGCACCACCCGCGGTGACACCGCCACGTTCCCCCAGCAGACCTATGACTACGGCGACGGCGACCAGCGGTTCTACGTGGACACCGCGTCGGGCTACTTCTACGTCTACTACGGCTCGCGCATCGTGCCCAAGGGCGGCGTCGGCGGGAGCATGGGCGGCCTGGAGAACGTCGCGCGCGCACCCATCTCCGGCAAGATGGCGACCGGCAGCTGGCAGAAGTGGTTCGACGGCTCCTGGTCGCAGCCCGGTGTCGGGGGCAGGGAGAGCAACCTGGAGCCGGTCACCGCGGCCGACCCGACCGGCTACACCCCGGTGGCGGACGACTACGACCCGAAGAACACCGGGACCGTGGACCAGCAGATAGCGGCCGGTGAACTGCCCGACCAGTCACCGCTGTTCATCATGAACATCACCTACGACGCCTACCTCGGCCTGTACATCGGCGAGCCCGCGGTGGCCGCCGGAACGACCCAGTCGCAGAAGTACTACGCGACCGACAACCTGGCCACGCAGAAGTGGCACCTGATCGGCGACTCCGGCGGTTACACGTCCGGCTCCTGGTACCGCTGGTTCCTCGACAGCGCCAACAACACCAGTTCCACCATCGTCGGCAGGTCCTTCCGGTCGTACTGCGCCATCGCCTGCTCCCACTCCGACGGTGAGTACGCCAACGAGACGATCGACTCCAGCGCTCCCGCCGCCCCTCCGGTGGACCCGGCCGAGAGCTACCGCATCAGCAGCGGCACCGGCCGGGTGCTCGCGCAGGTCTCCGGCGGTTCGGCCACCACCTCGCTGACCGCGGGACGCCGTTCCGAGCGGGCGGACTGGTCCTTCGTCAGCAACGGCGACGGCTCGTACCAGATCGTGAACGCCGCCACCCGCCAGGCGCTGGGCGTCGACTCCCGCTCGACCGCGAGCCGGGCCTGGGGCACCGGGCCCACCGTCACCACGGTCGGCAAGAGCGGTCCCACCGTCGGCCAGGAGTGGTTCGTCGTGGCCGGCACCGATCCCCGTACCGGCAAGCCCACCGGGACCTACCGGCTGGTCAACCGGTACAGCGAGCTGGTGCTGGGCATGTCCGCGCAGCCCGGCCGGCTCGCCGAGACCACCCCGACCCGCAGTTGGACCGACCGCACCGGCGACGCTGTCGGCGGCAGCCGGTCCGCCGCCGAGCAGACCCTGTCGCTGACCGCGGCCGGGCCGGTTCCGGGTCCGGAGCAGGTCAGCGTCTACACCCCCGGCGCGCAGACCGCCACGGTCGGCACCGCCGCGTCGGTGCAGGTCAACGCGACCGACTCGGCGGGCCGGAAGCTCAGGTACGCGGCGTCCGGCCTGCCGACCGGACTGACCATCAGCTCCACCGGGCTGATCACCGGCACACCGACCGCCGCCGGCACCTACACCGCCACGGTGACCGCCTCCTCCGGCCGGGCCGGCGGCTCGACCAGGTTCGCCTGGACCGTCGACCCGCTGGCCGGGGATCTGAGCGGAACCCACACCGTCAGCCTGTCCGGCCAGGCACTGGAGGACCCGGACTCCTCGCAGGCCGAAGGGACGCAGCTGGACACCTCGGCGCTGACCGGAGGGCAGAACCAGAGCTGGACCTTCACCCGGCTGCCCGACGGCTCGTACACCCTCACCAACGGCTCCTCGGGCCAATGCGCCGCGGACAACGGGGGCTTCACCACGCCGGGCACCACCGTGATCCAGTGGCCCTGCCCCAGCAGCGTCAACCTGGACTGGCGGGTGACCGAACTCCTCTCCGGCGCCTACACCCTCACCAGCGTCAACAGCGGCCTGCTGCTGACCACCGCCTCGACCGCGAACGGTGCGCCGGTGACCCAACAACCCGACACGGGTTCGGCGTTGCAGCAGTGGACCATCGAGTAG
- a CDS encoding helix-turn-helix transcriptional regulator, producing the protein MDSVAHYRTPPEEVRALGIAVTGAGRILDHPPSRVERALNCHAGVLVYQGSGSLELHGHPGRYRVRPGSFIWLPAGVRHRYGPSGSGWNEYWILFEGPAARSYAELGYLGASCPVVEPADAAETFAQCVRLLDLLARPESLGGHVAATSSLHALINAVGTGRRKSAEPGRFRRDLGLRALRLLDNAEGPVRIGSIARELAVSRDSLAVAVRQATGSTPTVYLMRRRIDRAKALLADTDSPVSRIAREVGYPDPAYFTRVFTRQVGVAPSVFRRQQRR; encoded by the coding sequence GTGGATTCCGTCGCGCACTACCGCACGCCGCCGGAGGAGGTGCGGGCGCTGGGAATCGCCGTGACCGGCGCCGGCCGGATTCTGGACCACCCCCCTTCCCGGGTCGAACGCGCCCTGAACTGCCACGCCGGGGTCCTGGTGTACCAGGGATCGGGCTCCCTCGAACTGCATGGCCACCCCGGGCGCTACCGGGTGCGGCCCGGATCATTCATCTGGCTGCCCGCCGGCGTGCGCCACCGCTACGGCCCGTCGGGGAGCGGCTGGAACGAGTACTGGATCCTGTTCGAGGGGCCGGCGGCCAGGAGCTACGCCGAACTGGGATACCTCGGCGCGTCCTGCCCGGTCGTCGAACCGGCGGACGCCGCCGAGACCTTCGCCCAGTGCGTTCGACTGCTGGACCTGCTCGCCCGGCCGGAGTCCCTCGGCGGCCATGTGGCCGCCACGAGTTCGCTCCACGCGCTGATCAACGCCGTGGGCACCGGCCGGCGGAAGTCCGCCGAGCCGGGCCGCTTCCGGCGCGACCTCGGCCTGCGCGCCCTGCGCCTGCTGGACAACGCCGAGGGGCCGGTGCGGATCGGCTCGATCGCCAGGGAGTTGGCGGTCTCCCGGGACAGCCTCGCGGTGGCGGTCCGCCAGGCCACCGGCTCCACCCCGACGGTCTACCTGATGCGGCGTCGGATCGACCGGGCGAAGGCGCTGCTGGCCGATACCGACAGTCCGGTCTCCCGCATCGCCCGTGAGGTCGGGTATCCCGATCCCGCCTACTTCACCCGGGTGTTCACCCGGCAGGTGGGAGTCGCGCCGTCGGTCTTCCGCAGGCAGCAGCGCCGCTGA